One genomic window of Etheostoma spectabile isolate EspeVRDwgs_2016 chromosome 7, UIUC_Espe_1.0, whole genome shotgun sequence includes the following:
- the olfml3a gene encoding olfactomedin-like protein 3B isoform X1: protein MKPVFVLLVSTALSFTGAQHYYQGLMDYLENRLSAIEDRMQLWHEQSHRYHTEMLDFKKLTAEAMNGLRNEHSVMFKDLEGAAVRVDRMEREMDYVEAQTSPRACASKADKVVEQGAWGLESRGEEEQEEDWEELHSKVSDCVDIISGIRSVKILKRVGSPKGMWTRDPRSSKVYVFNETSGDSIYQFNSVRDFSRSPGVASSRQIKLPSEWSGPGSAVYDGYLYYIQQEADMDMQVVKYDLLSGSVTDVAMFPVESHATVYSLNPETVADLAADDEGLWLLYANSDSEPNINLAKMDPATLDIEQIWDTRCPRENAEAAFVVCGTVYVVYNTRLASRSRVQCLFDVNDMVISQEAPLIYFPRRYGAHASLKYNPEERQLYGWDDGYQIIYRLTMKRKLLV from the exons ATGAAGCCGGTGTTTGTTCTCCTTGTTTCCACCGCCTTGAGTTTCACTGGAGCCCAGCATTACTATCAGGGGCTAATGGATTATCTGGAGAACAGGTTGTCAGCTATTGAG GACCGTATGCAGTTGTGGCACGAACAATCCCATCGCTACCACACAGAGATGCTGGATTTCAAAAAGCTAACTGCTGAGGCCATGAATGGGCTGAGGAATGAGCACAGCGTGATGTTCAAAGACCTGGAAGGAGCTGCAGTCCGAGTGGACCGGATGGAGCGGGAGATGGATTACGTGGAAGCTCAGACTTCCCCTCGGGCCTGTGCGAGTAAAGCAGACAAGGTGGTGGAGCAGGGAGCCTGGGGGCtggagagcagaggagaggaagagcaggaagaaGACTGGGAGGAGCTGCACTCCAAAGTCTCTG ACTGTGTGGATATCATCTCTGGCATCAGATCAGTCAAGATCCTGAAGCGAGTGGGCAGTCCCAAGGGCATGTGGACCAGAGACCCCAGGTCGTCCAAGGTTTACGTCTTTAACGAGACATCCGGAGACAGCATCTACCAGTTCAATTCTGTACGAGACTTTTCCCGCTCTCCTGGCGTCGCCAGCAGCCGACAGATCAAGCTTCCATCTGAGTGGAGCGGTCCTGGCAGCGCTGTCTACGACGGCTATTTGTACTACATACAGCAGGAGGCTGATATGGACATGCAGGTGGTTAAATATGACCTGCTGAGTGGCTCGGTGACAGACGTTGCCATGTTCCCCGTGGAGAGCCACGCCACAGTTTACAGCCTCAACCCGGAAACTGTCGCGGACCTTGCAGCGGACGACGAAGGCCTCTGGCTCCTGTACGCCAACAGCGACAGCGAGCCCAACATCAACCTTGCAAAGATGGACCCCGCCACGCTCGATATAGAACAAATCTGGGACACCCGGTGCCCACGGGAGAACGCGGAGGCGGCTTTCGTAGTCTGTGGGACCGTCTATGTCGTTTACAACACCCGGCTGGCCAGCCGATCTCGTGTCCAGTGCCTGTTTGACGTCAATGACATGGTGATCAGCCAGGAGGCTCCTCTGATCTACTTTCCCAGGAGGTACGGAGCCCACGCCAGTCTGAAATACAACCCCGAGGAAAGACAGCTCTACGGCTGGGATGATGGCTACCAAATCATCTACAGACTGACCATGAAGAGGAAACTGCTGGTGTGA
- the syt6a gene encoding synaptotagmin-6, producing the protein MATEKVKDPMDSMGFLETAVKISHTSPDIPTDVQLSMREHFLRRTQRMQRQATEPASSTRHNSFKRHLPRQMQSTSLDLGNDYVVDNDEKPTGIGRIQPELYQQKTLESEDSSKNGSSKNCGRINFSLKYDYENEALVVNILQAADLPAKDLCGTSDPYVKVYLLPDRKKFQTRVHRKTLNPTFDESFQFPVPYDELPIRKLHMSVFDFDRFSRHDMIGEVVLDNLFETSDLSRETNIWRDIQYATSESVDLGEIMFSLCYLPTAGRLTLTVIKCRNLKAMDITGYSDPYVKVSLICGGRRLKKKKTSIKKNTLNPSYNEAIIFDIPPDSMDHVSLHISVMDYDLVGHNEIIGVMRVGCHAEGLGRDHWNEMLAYPRKPIAHWHPLLESKKSEKEWKARTASFDSQGSCPSPRPPASP; encoded by the exons ATGGCGACAGAAAAGGTGAAGGACCCCATGGATTCTATGGGTTTCCTGGAGACGGCAGTGAAGATAAGCCATACATCTCCCGACATTCCCACCGACGTGCAGCTCTCCATGAGGGAGCACTTCCTGCGCCGCACGCAACGCATGCAGAGGCAAGCCACTGAGCCGGCGTCCTCCACTCG GCACAATTCATTCAAAAGACACCTGCCCAGGCAGATGCAATCAACCAGTCTAGACCTGGGCAATGACTATGTAGTGGACAATGACGAAAAGCCCACTGGCATCGGCCGCATCCAGCCAGAGCTCTACCAACAGAAGACCCTGGAGTCGGAGGATTCGTCCAAGAATGGCAGCAGCAAAAACTGCGGCAGGATTAACTTCTCTCTCAAGTACGACTACGAGAACGAGGCCCTCGTGGTCAACATCCTACAGGCAGCAGACCTACCTGCCAAGGACTTATGCGGCACATCTGACCCTTATGTGAAGGTCTACCTGCTGCCCGACCGCAAGAAGTTTCAGACTCGCGTCCACCGGAAGACGCTTAACCCCACGTTCGATGAGAGCTTCCAGTTTCCTGTGCCTTACGACGAGCTACCTATCAGGAAGCTCCATATGAGCGTCTTTGACTTTGACCGGTTTTCAAGGCATGATATGATCGGGGAGGTGGTGCTGGACAACTTGTTTGAGACATCAGACCTCTCCAGGGAGACAAACATATGGAGGGACATCCAATATGCCACCAGT GAAAGTGTTGACCTGGGAGAGATCATGTTCTCGCTCTGCTACCTGCCCACCGCGGGCAGACTCACACTTACTGTCATCAAGTGCAGGAACCTCAAGGCCATGGACATCACTGGGTActcag ATCCCTACGTCAAAGTGTCGCTCATATGTGGCGGGAGACgtttgaaaaagaagaagacgagCATAAAGAAGAACACCCTGAATCCCAGCTACAACGAGGCCATCATCTTTGACATCCCGCCCGACAGCATGGACCACGTCAGCCTGCACATCTCCGTCATGGACTACGACTT GGTAGGTCATAATGAGATCATTGGTGTGATGAGGGTTGGATGCCATGCCGAGGGACTTGGCAGGGACCACTGGAACGAAATGTTGGCTTATCCACGCAAGCCCATTGCACACTGGCACCCCCTGCTGGAGTCCAAGAAGTCTGAGAAGGAG TGGAAGGCGAGGACAGCCAGTTTTGACAGCCAAGGCTCCTGCCCCTCGCCCAGGCCCCCTGCCAGTCCCTGA
- the olfml3a gene encoding olfactomedin-like protein 3B isoform X2, with product MQLWHEQSHRYHTEMLDFKKLTAEAMNGLRNEHSVMFKDLEGAAVRVDRMEREMDYVEAQTSPRACASKADKVVEQGAWGLESRGEEEQEEDWEELHSKVSDCVDIISGIRSVKILKRVGSPKGMWTRDPRSSKVYVFNETSGDSIYQFNSVRDFSRSPGVASSRQIKLPSEWSGPGSAVYDGYLYYIQQEADMDMQVVKYDLLSGSVTDVAMFPVESHATVYSLNPETVADLAADDEGLWLLYANSDSEPNINLAKMDPATLDIEQIWDTRCPRENAEAAFVVCGTVYVVYNTRLASRSRVQCLFDVNDMVISQEAPLIYFPRRYGAHASLKYNPEERQLYGWDDGYQIIYRLTMKRKLLV from the exons ATGCAGTTGTGGCACGAACAATCCCATCGCTACCACACAGAGATGCTGGATTTCAAAAAGCTAACTGCTGAGGCCATGAATGGGCTGAGGAATGAGCACAGCGTGATGTTCAAAGACCTGGAAGGAGCTGCAGTCCGAGTGGACCGGATGGAGCGGGAGATGGATTACGTGGAAGCTCAGACTTCCCCTCGGGCCTGTGCGAGTAAAGCAGACAAGGTGGTGGAGCAGGGAGCCTGGGGGCtggagagcagaggagaggaagagcaggaagaaGACTGGGAGGAGCTGCACTCCAAAGTCTCTG ACTGTGTGGATATCATCTCTGGCATCAGATCAGTCAAGATCCTGAAGCGAGTGGGCAGTCCCAAGGGCATGTGGACCAGAGACCCCAGGTCGTCCAAGGTTTACGTCTTTAACGAGACATCCGGAGACAGCATCTACCAGTTCAATTCTGTACGAGACTTTTCCCGCTCTCCTGGCGTCGCCAGCAGCCGACAGATCAAGCTTCCATCTGAGTGGAGCGGTCCTGGCAGCGCTGTCTACGACGGCTATTTGTACTACATACAGCAGGAGGCTGATATGGACATGCAGGTGGTTAAATATGACCTGCTGAGTGGCTCGGTGACAGACGTTGCCATGTTCCCCGTGGAGAGCCACGCCACAGTTTACAGCCTCAACCCGGAAACTGTCGCGGACCTTGCAGCGGACGACGAAGGCCTCTGGCTCCTGTACGCCAACAGCGACAGCGAGCCCAACATCAACCTTGCAAAGATGGACCCCGCCACGCTCGATATAGAACAAATCTGGGACACCCGGTGCCCACGGGAGAACGCGGAGGCGGCTTTCGTAGTCTGTGGGACCGTCTATGTCGTTTACAACACCCGGCTGGCCAGCCGATCTCGTGTCCAGTGCCTGTTTGACGTCAATGACATGGTGATCAGCCAGGAGGCTCCTCTGATCTACTTTCCCAGGAGGTACGGAGCCCACGCCAGTCTGAAATACAACCCCGAGGAAAGACAGCTCTACGGCTGGGATGATGGCTACCAAATCATCTACAGACTGACCATGAAGAGGAAACTGCTGGTGTGA